One region of Populus trichocarpa isolate Nisqually-1 chromosome 4, P.trichocarpa_v4.1, whole genome shotgun sequence genomic DNA includes:
- the LOC18098200 gene encoding CASP-like protein 5A2, which yields MSVSHASIHPVEDPTTTDGGNNNAPGVRMKDIQGMPGTKGGLALRLSQFVFAVTALSVMASTSDFASVTAFTYLVAAASLQCLWSLCLAIVDIYALLVMRSLQNYRIVISFAVGDGIASTFTFAAACASAGITVLIDNDLDSCDDNHCLQFETATAMAFISCFSALPSFLLNFWSLASR from the exons ATGAGTGTGAGCCATGCATCGATACATCCGGTGGAAGATCCGACGACGACGGATGGCGGAAACAATAACGCGCCGGGAGTGCGGATGAAAGACATACAAGGGATGCCAGGCACCAAAGGCGGCCTTGCTTTGCGTCTCTCTCAGTTTGTATTTGCTGTTACGGCTCTTTCTGTCATGGCCTCCACCAGTGACTTCGCTTCTGTCACTGCATTTAC CTACCTAGTTGCGGCCGCTAGCTTGCAGTGCTTGTGGAGCCTTTGCTTGGCTATTGTTGATATTTATGCCCTTCTGGTGATGCGCTCATTGCAGAATTACAGGATTGTCATCTCTTTTGCTGTTGGTGATGGG ATAGCTTCCACGTTCACATTTGCTGCAGCTTGTGCTTCTGCTGGCATCACAGTCCTTATCGACAATGATCTCGACAGCTGTGATGATAACCATTGTTTGCAGTTCGAAACGGCTACAGCCATGGCATTCATCAGCTGTTTCTCTGCATTGCCATCTTTTCTCTTGAACTTTTGGTCACTGGCATCAcgatga